From the Helicobacter pylori genome, one window contains:
- the flgD gene encoding flagellar hook assembly protein FlgD, producing the protein MAIDLAEVTGAKAAQERKKEQPTIANGLDKNAFMKLFLEQLKNQDPTAPMETDKIITQTAQLTQVEMQEENKKTMQEVASAMKSNKETNESLKDFQGALKDTMENLNKGMDDSLKANNSLREVSALNSVSMIGKIAETDVSGANFDGNNKLSFSLFFDEKIDASKGVPAIQILNENNELVKTIPLKDYNGQKGYINFEWDGTNEKGEKVPKGNYKIKAEYNLDSQSKQYLQTRIGRGEVESVIFDKGKPMLRMGEMILPIDSAIEFYKPDQKPLDQKLSDQKPLNQKALEQKISEQKPLEQKLSDQKPQEPLEQKLSDQKPQEPLDQKLSDQKPQKPQTPPKETA; encoded by the coding sequence ATGGCCATTGATTTAGCAGAAGTTACAGGAGCTAAAGCCGCGCAAGAAAGGAAAAAAGAGCAACCCACCATCGCTAACGGGTTGGATAAAAACGCTTTCATGAAACTCTTTTTAGAGCAATTGAAAAATCAAGACCCCACCGCTCCTATGGAAACGGATAAAATCATCACCCAAACCGCGCAACTCACGCAAGTGGAAATGCAAGAAGAAAACAAAAAAACCATGCAAGAAGTCGCCAGTGCCATGAAATCCAATAAAGAAACTAACGAATCTTTAAAAGACTTTCAAGGCGCTTTAAAAGACACCATGGAAAACCTGAACAAGGGCATGGACGATAGCCTAAAGGCTAATAACTCTTTAAGGGAAGTAAGCGCGCTCAATTCTGTGAGCATGATAGGCAAGATCGCTGAAACCGATGTGAGCGGGGCGAATTTTGATGGCAATAACAAGCTTTCTTTTTCGCTCTTTTTTGATGAAAAAATTGACGCTTCTAAAGGAGTGCCAGCGATTCAAATCCTAAACGAAAACAATGAATTAGTCAAAACGATTCCTTTAAAAGATTATAACGGGCAAAAGGGGTATATCAATTTTGAATGGGACGGCACAAACGAAAAGGGCGAAAAAGTTCCTAAAGGCAATTACAAAATCAAGGCTGAATACAATTTAGACTCTCAAAGCAAGCAGTATTTGCAAACGCGCATTGGTAGGGGCGAAGTGGAAAGCGTGATTTTTGATAAAGGCAAGCCCATGTTAAGAATGGGTGAAATGATTTTACCCATAGACAGCGCGATAGAGTTTTACAAACCGGATCAAAAACCGCTTGATCAAAAACTCTCGGATCAAAAACCACTTAATCAAAAAGCCCTTGAACAGAAAATCTCTGAACAAAAGCCGCTTGAACAAAAACTCTCGGATCAAAAACCGCAAGAACCGCTTGAACAAAAACTCTCGGATCAAAAACCGCAAGAACCGCTTGATCAAAAACTCTCGGATCAAAAACCACAGAAACCCCAAACCCCCCCTAAAGAGACAGCATGA